GACTTCGGTGAACTTCGTCGCTTCCACCTTGATGAACGGCGCGTTGACCAGTCCCGCCAGTCGCCGGGCAATCTCCGTCTTCCCCACGCCGGTCGGGCCGATCAGGATCATGTTCGCGGGCATCACCTCGTTGGACAGCTCTTCGGGAAGCTGTTGCCTCCGCCAGCGGTTACGAATGGCAACGGCCGCGGCGCGTTTGGCCTTGTCCTGCCCGATGATGTAACGGTCGAGCGCGGCGACGATTTCCTTGGGTGTCAGTTCGCTCATGTTCTCTTTCGTGATTCGTCCTCGCGGACGCTCATGACATCTTGCCGGTGATGAATTCGCGGGCGCGATCGAGGGCCTTGCTCAGACCGGCCGGATCGGTTCCGCCCCCCTGGGCCATGTCGGGACGACCGCCGCCCTTGCCGCCCACCAGCGGGGCGATTTCCTTGATGACATCGCCGGCTTTGATCCCGCGTTCCACCACGGCCTTGCTCATCCCCGCCAGCAGGGTCACCTTGCCCTCGTCGGCGAATCCCAGCACGACGGCCGAGGCGGAGGTCTTCTGGCGGACCCAATCCACCGCGCCGCGAAGAGCATCGGCCTGGGCCGCTGGTACCTCACCGATCACGACCTTCACACCGCCCGTTTCGGTCGCGCCGCCGAGCAACTCCTCGACGCGATCCATCACGGCCGATCCGGCGTCCGCGGCTGCCGACTTCGCCTGCTGCTTGACGACCTTCTGCACGTCGGTGATGCGTTGCTGGATTGTATGTCGAACAAGAAGCGGTACGGGAAGTTCGCCGATCTTCTGCTGGAGGGCGGCGACCCGTGTGGGCAGATCGGGCGCGCCCTGTCGCGCGACGTTGTCCAGCTCATCACAAATGGCGAGCAGCTCCTCGCCATATGCCACGGCTCTCTTCGCCGTCTCGCCGCTGACCGCGACGATGCGTCGCACGCCCTTGGCCACCGCTTCCTCCTCGGTGATGACAATGCGCTCGGCCTCGCGCGAGTTTTTCAGGTGCGTCCCGCCGCAGAACTCGACGGAGTATTGCATCCACTTGGGGTCCGTGGGGCTCTTCATGAGCCAGTCGGACGCGCCGGCCTGCTTCGCGTTTTCCTCGGAAATGGGGGCCCCGATGGACACCACGCGAACCACGTCGGGGTATTTCTCTCCGAACACGGCGCGGAGTGTATTAATCTTCAAGGCCGCTTTCTGTTCGACCTCGTCGGTGTACACCTTTTGATCTTCCGCCACCTGCTTGTTGCAAAGCTGCTCGATCTTCTCGATCTCCTCGGGCGTCAGGGCCTTGGGATGGGAGAAGTCGAATCGGGTCTTCTCGGGATCGACCAGCGATCCCTTCTGCTGCACGTGACTGCCCAGCACCTCGCGCAAGGCCCAGTTGAGGATGTGCGTGGACGTGTGGTTCTTTGTCGTGAACTCCCGAGTTTCCCCATCTACATACAAGTGAACTTCTGTCGCATCCTCGTCGTGAATGGTACCTGTTTTCACGCATCCAATATGAAAATGAACGTCGCCGACGCGAATCGTACTTCGTATACTCACTCTACCTTCCGGAAGGACAATCTCGCCGCGGTCACCAACCTGCCCGCCAGATTCTGCATAAAAAGGCGACTCGGTCACCGCGATGGCCACCTGATCTCCTTCGTTGGCGACTTCTGGGAAGTAGCCGTTGCCCCGAGCCACGAATATCTTTACAAACGAACTAGAAGCGACCTCTAACGACGAATAGCCAAGAAAGCGTGTGTAAGGAACAGTTCCTGATTTGACAATCTCCATTAGAGAGCATTGGTCCGGTCCGCCCTCGGACGCCGCTCCTCTTGCCCTCTCCCTCGCCCCTTCCATCAACCTCTCGTATTCCCCGATGTCGATCGTCAGCCCCCGCTCTTCGGCCATGAGCTCGGTCAGGTCGATGGGGAATCCGTAGGTGTCGTGAAGCTTGAAGGCGTCGTCGCCACGGATCTTGCCGTGGTGGTGACGCTCGGCGTGGTCGGCCGCTTCGGCGAACAGGCGCATGCCCCGATCGAGCGTCCGCAGAAACGACGCTTCTTCGTCACGTATCATCTCCGCGATGTACTTCGCATTATCGCGTGGCGTCGCCGGCACCGGGCCGACGCGCAGCTCCGGGAAGAAGTCGCCCATGTGCGCAACGAGCGGCTCGACGAGATCGCACACGAACGGCTCGTGCATGTTCATGTACTGCCGGCCGTAGCGCACCGCCCGGCGGAGGATGCGCCGCAGGACGTACCCGCGACCCTCGTTCGAGGGGATGGCCCCGTCGGTCAGGGCGAAGGTAAGGCAGCGCACGTGATCCGCGATCACGCGATAACTCACGTCGACCATGATCTGGTCGATTTCAGATTTGGGACTTTGGAGGTCGGATCGGCCGATTTCTTCCCCTTCGTGGCTCCGTGGCTCCGTCGCTTCATGGCTTGGCAGTGTTCCCGCATACGGCGGCGCCCCCGTCCGCTTGCGGATCGCCTCGAAGATCGGCGTGAACACGTCCGTGTCGTAGTTGCTCACCTTGCCGAGCTTGTTTCGCTCCATGCCCTGGAGCACGGCGCAGAGTCGCTCGAAGCCCATGCCCGTGTCCACGTGGCGTGCGGGCAGGGGACTGAGCTTGCCGTCGGCCCCGCGGTTGAACTGGATGAACACCAGGTTCCAGATTTCCATTACGCGGGCGTCGCCCTTGTTGACCAAACCGGCCCCCGACTTGTCTGGAGTCAGGTCAATGTGAATCTCGCTGCACGGCCCGCACGGTCCGGTATCGCCCATCTCCCAGAAGTTGTCCTTCTTGTTGCCCGGGTGGATGTGCGACGGATCGATGTCCGTCACCGTACGCCATAGCGCGGCCGCCTCGCTGTCCGGTTCGAGGCCGTCGTGGGCGTCGCCTTCAAAGTAGGTCGCGTGCAAGCGTGACTTGTCGATGCCCCAGACTGCCGTGAGCAGCTCCCACGCCCACTCGATGGCCTCCTTCTTGAAGTAGTCACCGAAAGACCAGTTCCCCAACATTTCGAAGAAGGTGTGGTGATAGGTATCCTGTCCGACGTCGTCGAGGTCGTTGTGCTTGCCGCCGGCACGGATGCACTTCTGGGTGTCGGCCGCGCGCCGGTAAGGGCGCGAACCGGTGCCGAGGAACACGTCCTTGAACTGGTTCATCCCCGCGTTGGTGAACATGAGCGTGGGGTCGTCGAAGGGCACGACCGGAGACGAATCCACGATCGCGTGGTCCTTGGAACGGAAGAAATCCAGGAACTGCTGTCGAATCTGTCGGGACTGCATATTGATGGACCGTCTGTCGAGCGGAATCAAGTTCGGTGGCACCGGCAGGGACATCCGATCCCCGCTGCGGGCGATGGCACGCCGTTTTGAGCCCACCTGGGCCGAGCCTTCTCGATGCTCCAATTCCGGGGTGGAAGGTATACCCGATCGACGCGTTTGCCGCGAATCGCGCGGTCAGGACGGTCCTGAAATCTTGACACGCGTTGCCCTCGTCTTTAGCGTCCTAAACTCCCGGGCAGCCCCATCGAGCCCGGAGCGGCACCCACGGCGCGGTGGGTGGATTACGGCGTTCTTCGCAAGGGACTGAGCCATGCGCAGGGTCTACTGGGTCGGTGTTCTGCTGGTGGGTGCTT
This genomic interval from Phycisphaerae bacterium contains the following:
- the alaS gene encoding alanine--tRNA ligase, with product MQSRQIRQQFLDFFRSKDHAIVDSSPVVPFDDPTLMFTNAGMNQFKDVFLGTGSRPYRRAADTQKCIRAGGKHNDLDDVGQDTYHHTFFEMLGNWSFGDYFKKEAIEWAWELLTAVWGIDKSRLHATYFEGDAHDGLEPDSEAAALWRTVTDIDPSHIHPGNKKDNFWEMGDTGPCGPCSEIHIDLTPDKSGAGLVNKGDARVMEIWNLVFIQFNRGADGKLSPLPARHVDTGMGFERLCAVLQGMERNKLGKVSNYDTDVFTPIFEAIRKRTGAPPYAGTLPSHEATEPRSHEGEEIGRSDLQSPKSEIDQIMVDVSYRVIADHVRCLTFALTDGAIPSNEGRGYVLRRILRRAVRYGRQYMNMHEPFVCDLVEPLVAHMGDFFPELRVGPVPATPRDNAKYIAEMIRDEEASFLRTLDRGMRLFAEAADHAERHHHGKIRGDDAFKLHDTYGFPIDLTELMAEERGLTIDIGEYERLMEGARERARGAASEGGPDQCSLMEIVKSGTVPYTRFLGYSSLEVASSSFVKIFVARGNGYFPEVANEGDQVAIAVTESPFYAESGGQVGDRGEIVLPEGRVSIRSTIRVGDVHFHIGCVKTGTIHDEDATEVHLYVDGETREFTTKNHTSTHILNWALREVLGSHVQQKGSLVDPEKTRFDFSHPKALTPEEIEKIEQLCNKQVAEDQKVYTDEVEQKAALKINTLRAVFGEKYPDVVRVVSIGAPISEENAKQAGASDWLMKSPTDPKWMQYSVEFCGGTHLKNSREAERIVITEEEAVAKGVRRIVAVSGETAKRAVAYGEELLAICDELDNVARQGAPDLPTRVAALQQKIGELPVPLLVRHTIQQRITDVQKVVKQQAKSAAADAGSAVMDRVEELLGGATETGGVKVVIGEVPAAQADALRGAVDWVRQKTSASAVVLGFADEGKVTLLAGMSKAVVERGIKAGDVIKEIAPLVGGKGGGRPDMAQGGGTDPAGLSKALDRAREFITGKMS